Proteins encoded together in one Dermacentor variabilis isolate Ectoservices chromosome 2, ASM5094787v1, whole genome shotgun sequence window:
- the LOC142570325 gene encoding uncharacterized protein LOC142570325: MSQRNLVAVWLLCLIVLRTSFIGQTKASLVVRADVRGIEGIEDLARDPKITPIVVPGSGFLWLLETSETDAFKKVLEKIRSRKAIFKRHDLFSVPILNRILKGEAAMIFTQQPIAGEMKERCSQLGDMEGEFYYAPKLVAQLPISLFMRKGLDKELRASIGEKIELFIERGLIHKLFRDSGHEETPCLRESALSQQKVNTDRSQLDGLRGIFFTWLTGLALAALVLVAEQSHHRYHKATASSRPKVLRARPARLRRRGVRPVLLPSNASLVPVFPQ, from the exons ATGTCGCAGAGAAATTTGGTGGCTGTATGGCTTCTGTGCCTCATTGTGCTGCGCACGAGTTTCATCGGCCAGACGAAGGCCTCGCTGGTTGTTCGTGCCGACGTTAGGGGCATCGAGGGCATTGAGGACCTCGCCAGGGATCCGAAAATAACGCCTATAGTTGTGCCGGGCTCTGGATTTCTGTGGCTTCTTGAG ACGTCGGAAACGGATGCCTTCAAGAAAGTGCTAGAGAAGATCAGAAGCAGGAAAGCTATTTTTAAACGGCATGATTTGTTCAGTGTACCAATCCTGAATCGAATTTTGAAG GGCGAAGCAGCCATGATCTTCACCCAACAACCCATTGCGGGAGAGATGAAAGAACGCTGCAGCCAACTAGGAGACATGGAAGGCGAGTTCTACTACGCGCCGAAGTTGGTGGCGCAGCTGCCGATTTCCTTGTTCATGAGGAAAGGACTGGACAAGGAACTCCGCGCTAGCATTGGAGAAAA GATTGAGCTGTTCATCGAGCGGGGACTGATTCACAAGCTGTTCCGCGACAGCGGCCACGAGGAGACGCCCTGCCTGCGGGAGTCGGCGCTCAGCCAGCAGAAGGTCAACACTGACCGAAGCCAGTTGGACGGTCTGCGAGGAATATTCTTCACCTGGCTCACTGGACTCGCTCTCGCCGCCCTAGTTCTGGTCGCCGAGCAATCGCACCACCGCTATCACAAAGCCACTGCGTCGTCACGGCCCAAAGTACTCCGTGCCAGACCAGCGCGTCTGCGTCGGCGTGGAGTTCGCCCCGTCTTGCTGCCGTCTAATGCGTCACTCGTCCCTGTATTTCCTCAGTGA